The following proteins are co-located in the Sphingomonas panacis genome:
- a CDS encoding conjugal transfer protein TraG: protein MTPTKLLIGQILVVLAIVLAGVWFATQWAAAHLAYQPELGRPWFVAFDHPVYVPWALFGWLFSFDAYAPTVFEEAGAIAATSGLVGCAAAIFGSLWRARQRNNLTTYGSARWAEPRDLRRAGLLTESGVFLGRVGPRYLRHDGPEHIMAFAPTRSGKGVGLVVPTLLGWSGSAVIHDIKGENWQLTAGWRQRFSHCLLFNPTDARSARYNPLLEVRRGTNEVRDVQNIADILVDPEGALTVRNHWEKTSHSLLVGAILHILYAEEDKTLARVASFLSDPQRPFAATLKLMMTTNHLGTPEAPVVHPVVASAAREVLNKSENERSGVLSTAMSFLGLYRDPTVATVTSRCDWRIADLVEGKSPVSLYLVVPPSDISRTKPLIRLVLNQIGRRLTEQLHAENGAKPPSRHKLLMMLDEFPALGRLDFFETSLAFLAGYGVRAFLIAQSLNQIEKAYGEHNAILDNCHVRVAFATNDERTAKRISDALGTATEQRAMRNYAGHRLAPWLAHVMVSRQETARALLTPGEVMQLASTDELVLVAGTPPIRATKLRYFEDSNFKTRVLSSPVLADGDYADRPPARADDWAAITRSVDARLNAGIDSDSDGDDVSGGLEQARHPGQEIGRPASPEPTADDPLGFGDDDSDLAADSRAMDQARALGAARVVYTIDAGADGSNGHRPDDLQLDF, encoded by the coding sequence ATGACCCCGACCAAACTGCTCATCGGACAAATCCTTGTCGTGCTCGCCATCGTGTTGGCGGGCGTCTGGTTCGCCACACAATGGGCTGCTGCGCACCTCGCCTATCAGCCCGAACTCGGCCGACCGTGGTTCGTAGCGTTCGACCATCCAGTCTATGTGCCCTGGGCCCTGTTCGGCTGGTTGTTTTCGTTCGATGCCTACGCCCCGACGGTGTTCGAGGAGGCAGGTGCGATCGCCGCTACGAGCGGTCTGGTCGGATGCGCCGCTGCGATCTTCGGGTCGCTGTGGCGTGCGCGCCAGCGCAACAATCTCACCACTTATGGCTCGGCACGTTGGGCCGAACCGCGCGACCTCCGCCGGGCCGGGCTGCTCACCGAATCCGGCGTATTCCTCGGGCGCGTTGGCCCGCGCTATCTCCGTCATGACGGTCCCGAACACATCATGGCGTTCGCGCCAACCCGCAGCGGCAAGGGCGTCGGCCTGGTCGTGCCTACGCTGCTTGGCTGGTCGGGGTCAGCCGTCATCCACGACATCAAGGGTGAGAACTGGCAACTGACCGCCGGCTGGCGCCAGCGCTTCTCGCACTGCCTGCTTTTCAATCCGACCGATGCCCGCTCGGCGCGCTACAATCCGTTGCTCGAAGTTCGCCGCGGCACCAACGAAGTCCGCGACGTCCAGAACATCGCCGACATCCTGGTCGATCCCGAAGGCGCGCTGACGGTGCGCAATCACTGGGAGAAAACCAGCCACTCGCTGCTCGTCGGCGCGATCCTCCACATCCTCTACGCTGAGGAGGACAAAACCCTCGCCCGCGTGGCGTCGTTCCTGTCGGATCCGCAACGGCCATTCGCCGCTACGCTCAAGCTGATGATGACCACTAACCATCTTGGGACACCTGAGGCGCCGGTGGTTCATCCCGTCGTCGCCTCCGCGGCGCGTGAAGTGCTCAACAAGTCCGAAAATGAACGCTCTGGCGTGCTCTCCACGGCGATGTCGTTCCTCGGTCTCTACCGCGACCCCACGGTCGCGACCGTGACCTCACGCTGCGACTGGCGCATCGCCGATCTGGTCGAGGGCAAGTCGCCGGTCTCGCTCTATCTGGTCGTGCCCCCCTCCGACATCAGCCGCACCAAGCCGCTGATCCGGCTCGTGCTCAACCAGATCGGTCGGCGGCTCACCGAGCAGCTTCATGCCGAAAACGGTGCCAAGCCCCCTTCCCGTCACAAGCTGCTCATGATGCTCGATGAATTTCCGGCGCTCGGTCGCCTGGATTTCTTCGAGACCAGCCTCGCCTTTCTCGCCGGCTATGGTGTGCGCGCATTCCTGATCGCGCAGAGCCTCAACCAGATCGAGAAAGCTTACGGCGAGCACAACGCCATCCTCGACAACTGCCATGTCCGCGTCGCGTTTGCGACCAACGACGAACGCACGGCGAAGCGCATTTCCGACGCGCTCGGCACCGCTACCGAACAGCGCGCGATGCGCAACTATGCCGGCCACCGGCTCGCGCCGTGGCTCGCGCATGTCATGGTCAGCCGGCAGGAGACCGCCCGCGCCTTGCTGACACCCGGCGAGGTCATGCAGCTTGCCAGCACCGACGAGTTGGTACTCGTCGCCGGTACGCCGCCGATCCGCGCCACCAAGCTGCGCTATTTTGAAGACAGCAATTTCAAGACACGGGTGTTGTCGTCGCCGGTACTCGCGGACGGTGATTATGCCGATCGACCACCCGCACGCGCGGACGACTGGGCCGCGATCACACGCAGCGTCGATGCGCGCCTCAACGCTGGGATCGACAGCGACAGCGACGGTGACGATGTCAGCGGTGGTCTGGAACAAGCTCGGCATCCCGGACAGGAAATCGGTCGACCGGCATCACCTGAACCCACCGCTGACGACCCGCTCGGCTTTGGCGATGACGATAGCGACCTAGCCGCCGACAGCCGAGCCATGGACCAGGCGCGGGCCTTAGGCGCTGCCCGAGTGGTCTACACGATCGATGCGGGCGCCGACGGTTCGAACGGGCATCGGCCCGACGACCTACAGCTGGATTTCTGA
- a CDS encoding integrase: protein MSIETALEGQKAAVVAAEVALPAIRAPADLAWTIVQMRAGERVTVNEALIAAYQAASSPHSIRALKTDIEAFDAWCRRTNRIALPATAETVAEYLDARAGKGSRPASLSRYKASIAKIHQLLDLKDPTPAPLVKLRLAAVRREKGAAQKQARPLRFKGPVRDVERDQARGLNIRALLESCPDDVPGLRDRALLSAAYDTGLRASELVAVAIEHIEEAIDPEARLLQILRSKGDQDGEGATAYLSPRTVAAIAAWTDAAGITTGPLFRRVQVRRYKARAAVRGRSIDSISGRETWDLRKTLPKPAVKARVEYDIGSVALHPGSVGPIFRSIIQRAFDRGALPDLTTEDVARLLKGISAHSTRIGLNQDLFASGEDLAGIMDALRWKSPRMPLAYNRNLAAEQGAAGRLMSKLE from the coding sequence GTGAGCATCGAAACCGCCTTGGAAGGGCAGAAAGCTGCTGTAGTGGCCGCGGAGGTTGCCCTGCCCGCTATCAGGGCGCCGGCCGACCTCGCTTGGACGATCGTGCAAATGCGCGCCGGGGAGCGCGTCACTGTGAACGAGGCGCTGATCGCCGCCTACCAGGCCGCCTCGTCGCCCCACAGCATCCGTGCGCTCAAAACTGATATCGAAGCGTTCGACGCCTGGTGCCGCCGCACGAACCGGATCGCGCTGCCGGCGACGGCCGAGACGGTGGCCGAATATCTCGATGCGCGGGCGGGGAAGGGGAGTCGGCCGGCCTCGTTATCCCGCTACAAGGCCTCGATCGCCAAGATCCACCAGCTGCTCGATCTGAAGGACCCGACGCCGGCGCCGCTGGTCAAGCTGCGTCTGGCGGCGGTTCGGCGGGAGAAGGGCGCAGCCCAGAAACAGGCGCGGCCGTTGCGGTTCAAAGGCCCGGTTCGCGATGTCGAGCGCGACCAGGCACGCGGGCTCAATATCCGCGCGCTGCTCGAGAGCTGCCCTGACGATGTGCCGGGGTTGCGCGATCGGGCGCTGCTGTCGGCCGCCTATGACACCGGACTGCGCGCCTCCGAGCTGGTCGCAGTTGCGATCGAGCATATCGAAGAGGCGATCGACCCCGAGGCGCGGCTGCTGCAGATCCTGCGCAGCAAAGGCGATCAGGACGGGGAGGGGGCGACCGCCTATCTCAGCCCGCGCACCGTCGCGGCGATCGCTGCTTGGACCGATGCTGCCGGGATCACGACAGGGCCGTTGTTCCGTCGGGTGCAGGTGCGGCGCTATAAAGCCCGTGCCGCGGTGCGCGGTCGGTCGATCGACAGCATCTCGGGCCGCGAGACCTGGGATCTGCGCAAGACGCTCCCCAAGCCTGCGGTCAAGGCGCGCGTCGAATACGACATTGGCAGCGTGGCGCTGCACCCGGGTTCGGTCGGACCCATCTTCCGCTCGATCATCCAACGCGCGTTTGACCGCGGCGCGCTGCCAGATCTGACGACTGAGGACGTGGCCCGGCTGCTCAAGGGGATCAGCGCGCATTCGACCCGGATCGGGCTCAACCAAGATCTGTTTGCGAGCGGCGAGGATCTCGCAGGGATTATGGATGCGCTGCGATGGAAGTCGCCGCGCATGCCGCTCGCCTATAACCGCAATCTGGCGGCCGAGCAGGGCGCTGCGGGCCGCCTAATGTCGAAGCTGGAATGA